One segment of Mycolicibacterium baixiangningiae DNA contains the following:
- a CDS encoding flavin-containing monooxygenase, giving the protein MTAHGDHHIDALIVGAGFGGIGAAIQLDRLGYRDIVIVDREDDLGGTWHVNRYPGLAVDVPSTTYSYWFEPNPYWSRLYAPGEELKRYAELVADKYDVRRFMRFNTTVESARWDDEAELWRVTVDSGETLSARYLIVATGFLCQPRTPDIPGIESFAGCIIHAADWDDSHSIAGQRTAIIGTGSTGVQLIPELAKEAAELIVYQRTPIWVLPKIDFGFAPSVRRLFAKVPAAQRVVRWMTDTTMDVVMLIAMWKFRYFKGLNRAASAVAKLHQFSVIRDKELRRKLTPDYDYGCKRPTLSNSYYRTFAQPHVCLETAGIDRIEPDGIVTLDGREHRIDTLVLATGFDVWEANLPAIEVIGRDGRNLGKWWRENRFQAYEGLSVPGFPNFLNSASPYAWVGLSWFNTVEYQMRHMNRLFGELQRRGAQTFEVTEEANARFLDRMTELLEDSVFLRGSCATSRSYWFNHSGEAPLFRPTSARSAVKAQDRFPMSDYAIA; this is encoded by the coding sequence TTGACCGCTCATGGGGATCACCACATCGACGCACTCATCGTGGGGGCCGGCTTCGGCGGCATCGGTGCGGCGATTCAGCTCGACCGGCTGGGCTACCGGGACATCGTCATCGTCGACCGAGAGGACGATCTCGGCGGGACGTGGCACGTCAACCGCTACCCCGGACTCGCGGTCGACGTGCCGTCCACCACGTATTCCTATTGGTTCGAACCGAACCCGTACTGGTCACGGCTCTATGCGCCCGGCGAGGAGCTGAAGCGCTACGCCGAACTCGTCGCGGACAAGTACGACGTGCGCCGCTTCATGCGGTTCAACACGACCGTCGAAAGCGCCCGCTGGGACGACGAGGCCGAGCTCTGGCGAGTGACGGTCGACAGCGGGGAGACGTTGAGCGCCCGTTACCTGATCGTCGCGACAGGATTCCTGTGCCAACCACGCACCCCGGACATCCCCGGGATCGAATCTTTCGCGGGGTGCATCATCCATGCCGCCGACTGGGATGACAGTCACTCGATCGCAGGACAGCGAACCGCGATCATCGGTACCGGATCAACCGGGGTGCAGCTGATTCCCGAGTTGGCGAAAGAGGCCGCCGAGTTGATCGTCTACCAGCGCACCCCGATCTGGGTACTACCCAAGATCGACTTCGGATTCGCACCCAGCGTGCGGCGCCTGTTCGCGAAGGTGCCGGCTGCTCAGCGGGTCGTGCGCTGGATGACCGACACCACCATGGATGTCGTGATGCTGATCGCGATGTGGAAGTTCCGCTATTTCAAGGGGCTGAACCGGGCGGCATCGGCCGTGGCGAAACTGCACCAGTTCTCGGTGATCCGTGACAAGGAGCTGCGTCGAAAGCTGACTCCGGACTACGACTACGGTTGCAAGCGGCCGACTCTGTCGAACTCCTACTACCGCACCTTCGCCCAGCCGCACGTGTGTCTGGAAACCGCCGGGATCGACCGGATCGAGCCCGACGGTATCGTCACCCTCGACGGCCGTGAACACCGCATCGACACACTCGTCCTGGCGACCGGCTTCGATGTGTGGGAGGCCAACCTTCCCGCGATCGAGGTGATCGGCCGCGATGGACGCAACCTGGGGAAGTGGTGGCGGGAGAACAGGTTCCAGGCTTACGAAGGTTTGTCGGTCCCGGGCTTCCCGAACTTCTTGAACTCCGCCAGTCCCTACGCGTGGGTCGGGCTCTCCTGGTTCAACACCGTCGAATACCAGATGCGGCACATGAACAGGTTGTTCGGCGAACTGCAGCGACGCGGAGCGCAGACGTTCGAAGTCACCGAGGAGGCCAACGCCCGATTCCTGGACCGGATGACCGAATTGCTCGAGGACTCTGTGTTCCTGCGGGGAAGCTGCGCGACCTCACGGTCGTACTGGTTCAACCACAGCGGTGAAGCGCCGCTGTTCCGGCCGACTTCGGCGCGAAGCGCTGTGAAGGCACAGGATCGCTTCCCGATGAGCGATTACGCGATCGCCTGA
- a CDS encoding alpha/beta hydrolase produces MEQKLEVIEKGCVTDAHPVPLLFVHGAWHAAWCWNEHFLGYFADRGYHAAALSFRGHGGSVTSQPLRSCSIADYVDDVRSAADSLLRSPVLIGHSMGGLVVQRYLETHHAPAGVLMASMPPQGYLQSGLRWMRRHPWHFTKIALTGRSLPYVSTPELARERFFSTHTPASSVAECATRLQEESARSGVDGLFVRPRPQRVTTALLVLGANDDGAVTREEVCATARAYGTEAEFFPDMGHNMMLETGWAAVAERIHTWLGTRGL; encoded by the coding sequence ATGGAGCAGAAGCTCGAAGTGATCGAGAAAGGCTGCGTGACTGACGCTCATCCCGTGCCGTTGTTGTTCGTCCACGGTGCCTGGCACGCCGCATGGTGCTGGAATGAGCACTTCCTCGGCTACTTCGCCGACCGGGGATATCACGCTGCGGCGTTGAGTTTTCGCGGGCATGGCGGCAGCGTCACCTCGCAGCCTCTACGTAGCTGTTCGATCGCGGACTACGTCGACGATGTGCGCTCCGCCGCCGACAGTCTGCTACGAAGCCCGGTGCTGATCGGCCATTCGATGGGCGGTCTCGTGGTGCAAAGGTACCTGGAAACACACCATGCTCCCGCCGGAGTGCTGATGGCATCCATGCCGCCCCAGGGCTACCTGCAGTCGGGTTTGCGCTGGATGAGAAGGCACCCATGGCATTTCACCAAGATTGCCCTGACCGGTAGATCCTTACCCTATGTCAGTACGCCGGAACTGGCGCGCGAGCGATTCTTCTCGACACATACGCCGGCATCTTCCGTCGCCGAATGTGCGACGCGGTTACAGGAGGAAAGCGCGCGGTCCGGCGTCGACGGCCTGTTCGTCCGGCCCCGCCCCCAACGGGTGACGACGGCACTGCTGGTTCTGGGGGCGAACGACGACGGTGCGGTGACGCGAGAAGAAGTGTGCGCGACGGCACGCGCATATGGCACCGAAGCGGAGTTCTTCCCCGACATGGGTCACAACATGATGCTCGAGACGGGATGGGCTGCGGTGGCCGAACGAATTCACACATGGCTCGGGACTCGTGGCCTGTGA
- a CDS encoding SDR family NAD(P)-dependent oxidoreductase, giving the protein MARDSWPVSTRPVALVTGATAGIGEAIARRLQSRDHEVIATGRNEQALDALRARGLCARNLDVTDHGAVAALVEEIDTRFGGVDVLVNNAGLGFASPLEQAAMGDLRRILETNVVAMLNLCQTVLPGMRSRRAGTIVNIGSTGGRFTTPGAGAYHISKYGVEALSDALRAEVERFGVRVILIEPTGVRTTFAQSQLGATPIDEGDDPYGEFKRRYAEITAELAKTPLVSVSADKVARVVVRAIEAKRPRARYVVGMSGKASVIAHCLLTDRMWDRVLLKRLNPTS; this is encoded by the coding sequence ATGGCTCGGGACTCGTGGCCTGTGAGCACCAGACCGGTTGCACTGGTGACGGGCGCGACAGCCGGGATTGGCGAGGCTATCGCCCGCCGTCTCCAGAGCCGAGATCACGAGGTCATTGCGACGGGCCGCAATGAGCAGGCGCTCGATGCGCTGCGAGCACGCGGACTGTGCGCACGCAACCTCGATGTGACTGACCACGGCGCCGTGGCAGCGCTGGTCGAGGAGATCGACACGCGATTCGGCGGCGTTGACGTTCTGGTGAACAACGCGGGACTCGGATTCGCCAGCCCTCTCGAGCAAGCGGCAATGGGCGACCTACGAAGAATCCTCGAGACCAATGTGGTGGCCATGCTGAATCTCTGCCAAACCGTCCTCCCCGGTATGCGGTCGCGTCGAGCGGGCACGATCGTCAACATCGGCAGCACCGGCGGACGATTCACGACGCCCGGGGCCGGCGCCTACCACATCAGCAAGTACGGCGTTGAAGCCCTCTCGGATGCTCTACGAGCAGAAGTCGAGCGCTTCGGTGTACGAGTGATCCTGATCGAGCCGACTGGTGTACGGACGACGTTCGCCCAATCACAACTCGGCGCCACTCCGATCGACGAGGGCGACGACCCGTACGGGGAGTTCAAGCGGCGCTACGCCGAAATCACCGCGGAGCTGGCCAAAACCCCACTCGTTTCGGTCAGTGCGGACAAGGTGGCGCGCGTCGTGGTACGGGCGATCGAGGCGAAGCGACCCAGAGCGCGCTACGTCGTCGGCATGTCAGGCAAGGCGTCTGTCATCGCCCACTGTCTTCTGACTGACCGGATGTGGGATCGGGTGCTGTTGAAGAGGCTCAACCCGACGAGCTGA